From the genome of Macrobrachium nipponense isolate FS-2020 chromosome 43, ASM1510439v2, whole genome shotgun sequence, one region includes:
- the LOC135213982 gene encoding PR domain zinc finger protein 1-like, giving the protein MDVSPPIRLDDHFKSTDLFDLVSCTEYDLSGTGIGSDWEALDDIVGRNVNNNNNNVSVGDLSQSWFNGPYPDPPTPTPPPPPPPSAVVHHSQDKEKDTSDKMWGGGGGGGGGGTTEKVVNSATGNTIIITFPPADGGHSVPDTSDAVHNPSPPMTEHNNLDLFNSILNEKPYDVMGSHNHRSPASDCVSYASACSGYSDSGISTSPEDTASPNGGGHHDPVDFDRLVDSAVDSLVYSPGAGGLGQVDDAAGLEGSGSFLSNTQMSSYMTPVTQSNDVSSILEGALRGTVRRPGGPSQAPTQLSKVSESKTLTLMSNMTPLPPLTTAFKAEQLNGVAGSTQISSSNGMYVTTGYDYHPPPAEEFNSLDASFTKLSTATTTKVNSMSDSTKPKKRKYTKRQPGEEPTTKGRLLHFCHICNKGFKDKYSVNVHIRTHTGEKPFNCELCGKCFRQKAHLAKHVQIHTTPKPPGKR; this is encoded by the coding sequence ATGGACGTCAGTCCCCCGATCCGCCTAGACGACCACTTCAAATCGACCGACCTGTTCGACCTGGTGTCGTGCACAGAGTACGACCTAAGCGGCACGGGCATCGGCAGCGACTGGGAGGCCCTGGACGACATCGTAGGCCGCaacgtcaacaacaacaacaacaacgtctcCGTCGGGGACCTGTCACAGTCTTGGTTCAACGGGCCATACCCGGACCCCCCTACACCgacgcctcctcctcccccgcctcCGTCAGCGGTAGTACACCACTCTCAGGACAAGGAGAAGGACACGAGCGATAAGATGTGGGGTGGCGgaggcggtggaggtgggggagggaCGACCGAGAAGGTTGTCAACAGCGCCACGGGGAACACCATCATCATCACATTCCCCCCTGCGGATGGGGGCCACTCCGTGCCCGACACTTCAGACGCCGTCCACAACCCCTCTCCGCCCATGACGGAGCACAACAACCTCGACCTCTTCAACTCCATCCTCAACGAGAAGCCCTACGACGTCATGGGGTCACACAACCACCGGTCGCCGGCTTCAGACTGCGTCTCCTACGCCAGCGCCTGCTCGGGTTACAGCGACTCTGGGATATCCACTTCTCCCGAAGACACAGCTTCGCCAAACGGAGGCGGTCACCATGATCCTGTCGACTTCGATCGTCTGGTGGACTCGGCTGTAGACTCACTCGTGTACTCTCCCGGTGCAGGAGGCCTTGGACAAGTGGACGACGCCGCAGGCCTCGAAGGCAGCGGCAGCTTCCTGTCAAATACTCAGATGTCGTCTTACATGACGCCCGTCACCCAGAGCAATGATGTCTCCTCCATCTTGGAAGGAGCTCTGAGAGGAACCGTCAGGCGCCCTGGAGGTCCCTCCCAAGCACCGACACAACTCAGCAAAGTGAGTGAGTCTAAAACTCTGACTCTCATGTCCAACATgacaccccttccccccctcacGACAGCCTTCAAAGCCGAGCAGCTGAACGGAGTCGCTGGGTCGACCCAAATCAGCAGCAGCAATGGGATGTACGTCACCACAGGGTACGACTACCACCCACCTCCCGCCGAGGAGTTCAACAGCCTAGATGCATCCTTCACTAAGTTGTCAACAGCTACGACCACAAAGGTGAACAGCATGTCAGACTCGACCAAGCCCAAGAAGCGCAAGTACACAAAACGACAGCCAGGGGAGGAACCGACAACCAAGGGACGCCTGCTGCACTTCTGCCACATCTGCAACAAGGGCTTCAAGGACAAGTACAGCGTCAATGTGCACATCCGCACTCACACAGGTGAGAAGCCCTTCAACTGCGAGCTGTGTGGCAAGTGCTTCCGGCAAAAGGCCCACTTAGCCAAGCACGTCCAGATCCACACCACTCCAAAGCCCCCGGGAAAAAGGTGA